GATGTAAATTCAGCTGCGGGACAAGCAGCGGGGGCTGGGGAAGTTATGAGTGTAAtgaagttggggtttttttaatgtaaaagtccactgtaattaaaaatgtcaCAGGGAGAACAATAAAGCACAAAATGTCTGGCGTGGAGGAAAACTCCACCAGTGAATTATTTCCAGGATTTCCGATGTGGCAGCACAAGTTCCTCAGAAAGCCTCTTTGTCCcgtttattttatttttctgaagggtGCTTGTTTTCtagctggttttatttaaaaggaaaaaagcccatTTGATTGCTGTGTGCTCATGTCTCTCTTGCCTTGCCATTACCTCTTGGGCTTGCAGGCCAATTTCAGTTAGATTTAACACTACAGTAGAGGTCTCGAGGGTACAAAACCCCTGCAAATACCGTGAAAATATACAGCTGTATAGAGGAAGGAGaacttcttgctgctgctggtacaGGGAAGCCTCTCATGAGCTCAGCCTCATTATTAGACGCTGGTGAATCACGTGGGGACTCACCATGGGAGTTAATTCCCATCgctctgctttaatttttgctCTTTCTCTGTGGCAGGTGGTGGCCATTGACCCAGACCTGGGGGAGAACGGCACAGTGGTGTACAGCATCCGACCCCCCAACAAGTTCTACAGCATCAACAGCACCACCGGGAAGATCCGCACAACCGGTGTCTTGCTGGATCGCGAGAACCCCAACGCCCAGGAGGCCCAGCTCATGCGGAGGATCGTGGTGTCAGTCACCGACTGTAAGCTCTGCTTTCATCCCACTCCTCTTTTGCCACAGTGGTTTGTCTCGCTCCACCGTAGCTAGAAATCGCTGGGGCTCAGGTTGTGCAAGCATTGCCCTCCTCACCCTCCGCTTTCCCTCCCCGGTGGTTTTCACGTGTTACATGGAACTTTCGTCAGCCTGATCTTTCCTTTATGATGacgtttctttttttcccctgtttttagCATAAGTTGCAAAGATGTTTCTGAGGTTAAAGAATGAGAGTAGGTTAAAACCTGCTGctaaaacaaaccagaaacctTCAAAATGTGAGCGCAGTCATTTTCTGTAGCAGCCCTGACAATGAGCCTGGGAGGCAGAAACTCCCTCTCTTCTGTCTGGCTCCATCAGTACCTAGGAAAGTCAATCGAGCAGGTGGGGGGAAAAGAGCTGATCAAGcagcaaaatgtgtttttctctggaaagaGTATCTTAGGGAaactttttaaggaaaaaagatagAGATATGAAGATAATTTTCTATTATCCAGCCTGTTTCCAGCAGTCAGGAGGCACATAGAAGCTCATCTCTGCCCCTTTCTGTTTTTGCATAACCTCTGCACTGTGCTAAAGCCGTCGTCCCATCCGTCCTGCAGGAAAGACAGAGACAAGCACAGACTGGTCTCGCTCTGGTTTCGAGCTGCATGCACAGGTAGCCATCGGTCTGCCTGGCATGCCTGCTGCCAGGGAGAGTTTTcccctgccagggagctgtgTCGTTAGTCTGAGGGGCTGCAGTGCAGGGGGTAACACGGACAGGTCAATGCCTCGAGGATgcagccccatcctgccctaCTATCTGTATAGGGAATGAGGGCTCCTTTTTAGGGGAAAGGGGTGGAAACAGCTCGAGGCATTAACCTTGAGACCCCGTTCCTGGCCTCCGCAGGCGGGAGGCCACCCCTGCGAGCTACCAGCAGCGCCACGGTTTTCGTCAACCTGCTGGACCTGAATGACAACGACCCCACTTTCCAAAACCTGCCCTTCACTGCCGAGATCGCTGAGGGCCTTCCTGCAGGCTCCTCTGTCTTCCAGGTGAGCATGTCCCATTGCCACCATGCCCCGcgctgagagctgctgctgttgtcgCTGCCATCgcttctgcaaagcaagctaGCAGTACATCCTCTCCATCCTCTCCATCCTCTAGCAGTGCAACTGGGGGGATGCAGAAGGGGTTGTGGCATCCCACCCCATGTGCTTGCTCCCAGCAGGAAGGATGCTCCGAGGCCTCTTTGTTtcagcccagcatccctggggacaAAGAGATGCTCAGTGTTTATGTACTGTGATTTTCGTTGTCAGGAAATGATCGGGTTCGCCCATGCTCACCCCTTCCCTCCGCTCTCCCCACCAGGTAGTAGCCATCGACCTGGACGAGGGTCCAAATGGGCAGGTGACATACCGCATGCAGGTGGGGATGCCCCGCATGGATTTCTTCATCAACAGCACCAGTGGGCTTGTCACCTCCACCACCGTGCTAGACAGGGAGAGGATCGCCGAGTACTACCTGCGGGTGGTGGCCAGCGATGCCGGTGTGCCCTCCAAGAGCTCCACCAGCACCCTGACTGTCAAAGGTGGGTACACCGAGACCCCTCCAATCCTGTCCAGCCGCAGAGCCCCCTCCAGTCCCAAAGAGATGCGTGACAATGACACCTGACCAGAGGAAATGTGGTTTATGTAGGAGACACAGCAAGGAGTCAGATGGATATATGATCTGACCTGTTAGGTGGTTTTGCATATGACAGCATGCAGGGAAGGCATCCCATCACACTGCTCTCCCCACAGGCTGCGTGTCTTGCCCGGTGTGGTGTCAGCATAGTAGAGAGATGAGGAAAATATGGTGTTTCTGGCAGCGCCCCCAGATTCTGTATGATTTTTCCTCCATTCCCTCATCcccagtgtttctttttcttttggcttgCCTTTTGCTTCAGCATGTGATTCGCATCAGCTGTGTGTCTGGACAGCCCGTGTAATCCTGATTTCAGAGCTGGACTGCTATTATGTGgcctgtttttaatttaatgcatTTCTATTTACTGGCTTCACATGAGCCTAGTGCTGAGGGTAAGCTTCATCTGGAAATAAACTGACCCTGGATTCTTCTCAGGACTGGGTtggaaaaagaagtttctgGTCCTGTAACTCCAGAGCCCTTTGCCATACGCCAGGACTTAATGAACTTACATTTAAGCCccagattttcttctgaaggGGGATGGAAATGAGTTTGGTGCAAACAGTAACTTTCCTTACAGTTCTGTAAGGCTTCTTTGGATGTGGGGGGGGTGATTTGTATGTGtgaatcaaacacaaaaaaggcaatcaaacacagcctgcagccagggggACCAGTCTGTTTTACAGCCAGACTGCAGGTACCCCTACCACACAaatggcagggagcagcaggcagagcattccctgggatgctcagagcagcaggCGGGTGGTTTGGGGAGCCTGGAAGACGTCAGCCTGGCATCTGCAGGAGGGGCAGCCCTTGGGGGGGCTCTCAACTCCGCTCCCCCTTTCAGTTCTGGACGTGAACGACGAGAACCCCACATTCTTCCCAGCCATCTACAACGTGTCGCTGCCTGAAGACGTGGCCCGGGATTTCAGAGTGGTCCGGCTCAACTGCACGGATGCTGACATCGGGCTGAACGCTGAGCTTAGCTACTTCATCACAGGTATGAACCCTTTGCAAAATGCTGCGAAGGGGACCCTTGGCTGTGGAAATGAGCAGGCTGCCCCGGACCTTGGCCAGGGTGTTCTGCACATCAGCGCTGCCTTTTCCAGCCCCTCCAAACCTTGTACGGTATCGCCATCTGCTGAACAGCCCCGCTTGGCTCCCCACCATGCTGCCCGCTCTGCCCTGTTcctgtgccctgcctggggTAAACCTTTGgcccccagcatcccctgccCTCTCACACCACCGGCATGCAGCCGGGAAAGGCACGGGGATGGGCTGAACACCACGGGCTGGGGTGACATTCACATAACGGGTATTTATGGTTGGAAGCCTCTCTGGATTTTTAGGGCATCTTGCAGCCCTGCATGCAGGTGGtttggggtgggcagggagcaggcaggcagcgaTGCCACCCAGGCAGTGCCTGGCCTGCACcgcagctgcagcacctgcagcaggaggctggggaacCCCCTGGCCACGCTTTGACTTGCAAACTGCACGTGTGGCATTTAGCCCTCAGGAAGAGGGCAAAACCAGAAGTGTCACCAGAGAGTCATTTTTCTCACAATAGCAGCCTCGCATTTAATCTCAcagcccctccagcctctcccGCAAGAGCAAAGACATGTGTTGTCCCACAGGTACCACAGGCCACACGCGAAGTGACCTCAGTTTGCTTCTGAAGCATTCAGGAAATGATGTGGCTCTTACATGATTCAGCTTTTCCTACAACGATTGTTCCTCTCTTGGGAGGTGGACATGGCACTTGGTGTAGCAAAGCGAAGGTGCTCTGGCCACTTTTGCTGCAGAGAAGCTTTGTCTAGGACAAGACACAAGCTTATCCTACAAAGCTTGCCTTGCTCACAAGCGTGTAAACTGCAGCCCTTCAGGAGGGCAGGCTGGGCACTTGCGATTTCCACAGCTGGGCTGACGCCGTGCCCAGTGTGCAGCGTCCTGCGGAGCgtgggctctgctccctgcatcCGGACAACAGGTGACCTGGCCTTTGTCCTTTGCTGCAGGTGGGAACCAGGATGGCAAATTCAGCGTCGGCTTCAGGGATGGGGTGGTCAGGACAGTCGTGAGTCTGGACAGGGAGACCGTGGCATCGTACACACTGATCCTGGAGGCCATCGGTAAGGATTTCTCACCGTTCCTGTGGGACTGCTGCCATGCAGCCACATAGGGTGGCTGTGCACGTGCCGAGCTGCCTCACCAGTACGTGGGAGAGATAGCAACCTTTGAGGTGCTCTGTAAACCAGAGCCTGTGTCTGGTGTTAGCATTTCACAAACCCATGTGCATTAATGTGTCCCGTTGTCATCGTGACTTTTGCAGATAGCACATTCACCCCTCAGGCTCTCCCAGCCCCAAcgtttttccttttccccagggaAGGCAAGGCTCCCCGTTCCCAAGAGGCTCTGTACTGTCCAGGTCAGACCTCCACCCATGAATGCCAGCACCACAGCATCGTTCCCCTAATGCCATGCCAGCTCCATGGCTGCCAATTAATCCAAGGCCGCCTGGCACGGGCAGAGGGCCCACATGCCAAATGCATCTTGGCTGTCATCCCCAGAGCTTTATAATGAAGTACCTGTTTACAGAAGACTTGGATGTcccttttcaaaggaaaaaaaagtggccTGGTCAGAAATCTTGGAGGCATGGCATTGCAGGTGCCACAGcgcctgcagcagggatgctgcactGGCTGGGCACACAGGGCCGGATCCCGGGTGGTAAAGGGTCCATTCTGCCCCTCTGATGGGTATCAGACTGCTTGTGTTTTCCCAGACACCAAATCCCACAGGCTCCAGCCGGGTGGGTTTAGTGCTCAGGCACATtagaaaaaccaaacccaacttCCCCATTGCCTCATCCTTCGTGGCAAAACCAAGAGCCACACTGCCATGTCCTTCTCTACTGAACATCAGCTGGTTCTGGTGGGTGCCCTTTGGCTGTGAGCTGAGCTGGGTCTACAGAAATCTCCTCAGACCCCCCCTGCCTGTCTTCATCTCCCAAATCACTGATCCCCACCAGACCCTTCCAACATATATCACCCTCTTAGTCTATGGAGCTGCAAACCCTCTTTAATGACCAGTTACGTTTCCAGCCTCGCTGGGCAGTGGCTCCATGGCAGAGCTTGGAGGTGGTTCAGCtctcccattttctttcaggataggcagaaaaaaaccctcccattGTTCAGTGTGAGATTTGGAAGCTGCAGAAAAGATGGAGGATTTTAGTTCAGACTTTTTGGACCTgttattttcagcagctgagggcTGAGCACCACTGTGCAAGGAGGAGATGGAGATGACTGAAGCTCCCCTCACCTTTCTCTCCTATACAGACAACGGCCCCACCGGGAACCGGCGCACCGGGACTGCCACTGTGTACGTGACTGTCCTGGATGTCAACGACAACCGACCTATCTTCCTTCAGAGTAGTTACGAAGTCAGTGTCCCCGAGGACATCCCGGCTGGCAGCAGTATAGTACAGGCACGTGGCGCTCTTCCACCGGGTTCTTGGGTGGGTGAAGGGAGTCCCCTGCTCTCCATGCTCTGGCACCATGGCACTGAGCTGCAGGAAGCCCGGGGTAGAGATTTTCTCTCCCCATCAGTGGTCTGTTCCCCCAGGCTAGGGCAAGATTTGTTCTTGCTTGTGCGCTCCTCTGCTCCTTTGGTAACCCAGGCTGTGAGCACCagggagaagacagaaaagcgcaagggaaaaataagaagttCGCCCCGCTTCTGCAGGGGGTGAGCGGAGAAAACACAAACCCTGTTGGCAAGGGCCCTCTGCCTGACTGCCTCCctgcttcctccctcctcccagcagaGAAGGGGCTGAGAGTGGAGATCTGaatggggagggagaagagtgCGTTCAAAGAGATGCTCTGAGAGGAGGGGGGAAACGAAGGGAGAAAAGCATTTGgactttgctttcatttttgttcctctttGAGGGACTGGTGGGCAGAGCTGAATGGCTTAGTGAACACCCGAATGAATGTGGGCATTCACGCAGCCTCTGAGTGCTTCCAGCATCCCTTCAAACCCAGGGCTCTTCTGGAGCGGGCACCAAAGACTCTTTGCAGAGGGTCCTGGGAAGGCTGCTTCTGCCTTGAATGCCTCTCCCGGCACGGGGAAAGGGGCAGCTTTGTCCCTGGCTTTCACGGGCAGGGTGAGTCaccaggaaagaagaaaggagccTTTTGCCTCTTGCAACAAAGGtttgctggcagccaggagccATGCGTCGTGCTCAGGGTGGCCAGCCCCCACATGTGAGCCCTGTGGCTCCCCATCATCAGTTGTGCCATGGCACGGGATGTGTGATGTCTGTATCACCGTGCCTGTCTCTAGGGTCAGGCATCTACCTGACATTTCTGCACCCAGGGTGGAGGTGTGCAgggcagctgtgcaggcagagaggagcccTGCCACGGGACTCCTAACGCTGAGCCATTTTCTTAAATTGGAAGACTGTGAATGGAGGAAAACCAAGCCTGACATCAAAGAACCTTTTCTTAGAGCATGCTTCCCAAAAGAGGGGAATACCCTTGGAAGTCTGTGGCACAGGAGAGGCGGTATTTGGGGAAAGTTtgtgtttcacagaaaaaaatcagagggaCATGGAAACGAGCAAATCACTTGGGTTTAGTTTAATTTACACCTTTAGTGTGAACCATTTGTACTGAAGGTCTCCCCCTTCAAATACATCCCCACATCCCTATAGCAACCAGAGAGTGTTTGAAGGTTTCCCCATCCCGTTCTCCAAAAGCCAGGCAGCCCAGGACCAGAGGAGAGCAGGAATGTCCCAGGCAGCCCGGAGAGGTCCTGATGCAGAGGTGCAACCTGCAAGGATCAGAAACCATGTGAAACCCAAAGAGATGGGGTTTGGTGCTCACCGTGGGGCCTCGCTGAGCATGGAGACTTCACCCAAAGGGGTGAAATTGATGGATGAACGTAGTGTGAGCTGCAGACCTGGAAGAATTAAACAGTTTTTTCCTACTGATTCCTTTAAGCACGTCAGCTTACCTGCTGGCTGTTGTACACTTTCCCAGCAGAAACAAGCAGCTCAGCTTTGTGCAGTGCCTTTCCAAGCTGGCAGTGGTTGCGAGCCTCAAAAGGCCTCTTTAATGCATTTACAGACATGTTTACCTGCTCCCGCTGCTTGTTTATTGAAGCAGATTTCCAGCAGACAGCTGTAGCATGTATCCTTCCAAGCACCTACCACAGCAACCCACAGTGCAttgcatggggaggggggagacaGGGACCGAACAGCACTCAGGGGTTCTGAGCCTTCCTCTACCTGCTCAGGAGCACATCATGGGTGGCAGTCTCAGCTAGGGATGGCTTTTTGTGGAGCACGTTTGCCCCAGGATGCTGCTCTTCAAGGCGATATTTGTTACGCTGCCAGGTTGTTCTGCTTTCGCCTAGGCTGTTTGTTCAGGTGCCTTGCAACTTGCACaatgttttccaaaagaaattaagcGGCAATATTTTTTTGGACTGGATGGTGATAGCTCTGTGTGGGTGTAGTTTGGATACCTCCACCTTTCCTGCCAGGAAACCGTAACCTGGAAAGTGTTTGGGAATCTGAAATAGCAAAATCCCCTGACACCTTGCAGCATTGCTGCCTGGAAATGAGCTGCTCAAAGAGGCTCTGCTGGGATGCCTGGGGTACCAGGGGCTGCTTGAGAAGGGAACTGGACCTGAACCAAAAGCTTGGGAAAGAATAGGATTGCAGGGTGAGTTCGTTCCTGCCAAGCAGGATCACATTTTGGTAGACTCCATGATGTCCCAGTCCTGGCTGGCAGGGGAGCTCTTGGGGCAGGCGAGCTGTCTCTGGGACACTGGCCGACTCCTCCTGAAGGTGTTGATGGAGCATCGAAGGGAACCCAGCCGTTTCCAGAGCCTCAGCTGGGGCTCACTGGCATCTGCCGGGTGATGGGGCATGCACTCATGGAGCCCAGAGTGGGACTGGTCCAGTACTGCTGGCTTGCAGAGGGTGACAAAGATGAGGAAGGttgccaggaggaggaagatgcagACGAGCGCAACGATGACAGGCAGCGGACCTGCCATCTCAagggatgcagggctgggggggaccaGCTCAGTGGTAGAAACCAGGAGCCCAAGGAGAGGCGGGGTGGGAGAGGTCCCGTTGCTGGCATCCTCTGTGCTCATATTCCCTGCAGTGCACAAGGTGACACAGTGAAGCAACATGGGTGATCACTTCCTAGAGGCTGGGCAGACAGTCACTGTCTCTAACCTGATGGATTTTTGGCTTGCCTTATGTCCAAGGTCCTCCCAGCTGTGTTTTTTGTGACACAGGGAAACAAGAAGAGTCTGTCTGCTTTGCCAGCAGGCAAAGCGCAGAGCTGGGATTTATAACTGCAAAGTACTGCCCTGAACTGAAGTGCAAAACCATCTGGCAAAGAAATCTAGCACAGGTAGTACTGCGTACATGTGGCACCGTGGCCCTGGTGATGACACCTGTAGGGAACATGCACACATGTTGCATGCAGCTTTTCTGGAAGCAGTAAATAACCATATGCTAGAGAAGGTCCAAAATCGTCcacccaggctgctggggttTGGTTCTTCTCTGTTCCCCAGAAATGTGGGTTTGTGGAATTGACTGtcattagggtttttttgattaTTCCCTCTCCCCCAAGGAAGATGGATAGTTGGTTGAGCCTCTGCCCAGGTAAGTCCCCATGGAGCTGCAGTATGGCACTAGCactgcctttttggtttttttgcagggGTGAAGCTTAACGCACTCACCCTGCTTGTGCCAAAATCTTCTTGTGTTAGGCACTTTGCTGACCTGGTTTCAGGTTCAGACACGTCTCAGGTTTCTCAGCCAGTTCTGCAAACAGTGATGCAAACCAGCTTCCCAAAGCCTCATCGACATGAGCTCTCACTGAACACCTGATGGCAGCtgtcctctcctttccccagtGGGTCATATCCCCGCAGCTCACATCCTCGGAGCAGCTTGCACCCATCATTTTGCTCCCATGCACCCTCCTGCACCTGTTCCTGGCCCTGCATGGGCTGTGTTGCAGGCCAACATCTCCCCAGCTCAGAGATGAGAGCTGGGGAAATATTGCTGTGCCAACCCTCTGCAATGCGACAGCTTGGCTTGGCCCTTGGTGCTCTAACCAGCAGGCTGGAGGTAAAGCTTTATTACACTGACTTTCCTGCAGAGATGTGGGAGTTAGAAATAGTGATGGAGGGCTGTTGTACTGGTCTGTGGTGGGGCAGTCTCTTGGCAAGTACTGATTTGGATCGAgccaatttaaaattaagatcttaggaggggaaaggcagggctgcagggactAGCCAGTCTCTGGGTCTGCTCTTGCAGCCACCACCCCAGAGCCATGCAGGTTTGTGTAGGCAGCAGCCAGATAAACACTGTAAGGCAttcaaaaaaagacaagacatcAGTGACATGTCTGTAATTGCTAATTGGAATCTGTGAGACACCCTGGTGGAGACAAGCCCAGTGAGGCAAGCATCACTCACTGTCCAAATTACACACCAGTAAAGAACCTTAAGCAAGCGCTGTGAGAGCTGCAAGGCTGAGTGCTCAGATGTTAAGGAGTCCTTGAACTTGGGTTGTCTGTGCCCCAGCTGTACCCGTGGTATGTGGGTGCATGCTTGTGTAGGTGAGCTCCCAGCTATGGTTTGCCTGGACCCTGCCTCGTCCCGGAGGGGACAGATGGATCCTGCAGGACCTGCACACCTCTCCTTGCAGGCAATGAGCTGAGACACAGAGGGTATAAAGTCAGAGGTTTCCACTGGAGTTGGGTACCAGGTTGGAGGCTCTTGGGAGATGTGATTTATTTCTGGAATACTTTGCATTATCTGGGCTTGAGCTGTGATGCTGGCAGCCTCAGGGCAAGGACTGGATCAGCCTGGTCAGAGCTCGGAGGCTCTGAGGAGATGTGGCTGCTGCCATGGCTCAGAGCCAGGTCTGCGCtcagaaaatgggaaatgcaaaaataaatgggtTGGCATCTTGAGAAGACTTTAGCTCAGGTGAATCCCTATGCATATTGCAAGCAAGCTCAGGGGTCAGGGCTCTCATCCCCTCCTCCAGAGTgatgttttccctctcttcacctcaaaagcatttctttattgtgcagcctctccttgtctggctcagccccttcccctccagctttgggagcagagcagcccctggcagctgccGCTGTCCCAAAGACCCCTCTGCTCCGTGGGCAGGCTGCTCCTGTGCGCTGCTGGGCATGAAAAGCTGCAGGCAAGGCTGCTGCTTGCCGTGCACACCAAAGGCAGCCTGAATCAGGGTTACCACAGCTACCGTAATTCTGGCATTTACTGACCGCATGTGGTTTGGCTTGGTTACCTTATATTGTTCGTTGAAAGCAGCCAGGAGGCATGGGCAATTTCTTCAGGTTGTTTTTTGCTCTGTTGGTGGTGGCtgtagggtgtttttttttaaaatccagctgATTGTGTCCCTTGGAAACCCATCAGAAGGGATCACGCTGATGTTTTCCCAGGCTTTTCCAGCCATGCCCTCTTCTATTGCTTCCTATCCACCCTCTCCTCACACCCAGTTCAGCTGGCAGAACTGCAGGGAAGGTCCAGGCTGCCCCTCACCTGATCTCTAAATCCTACCAGAAAAAGAGCCACTAAAAACATGGGAAATCTTTTCAGAGTGCACACAAGTGGTGACTTTCTTTTAGGGCCAATAACTTTTCAATGTATTAACACAGACAAAGGAGGTTTCCGCCTCACCTCCTACCTGAGACAGAGCTACAGCCGTTTCAGCagaatttcagcaaaaagcCACTAAAATTGGGATCCTATCAGCAGAAAAGTCAGGGCATAGTAAGAGCAGCACTCCCGTGCCCATGGCGTGCATGGGGGTGAGGGCTTCCCTCCCGCAGGGTTGGAGCTCGGTGCCTTTTCTGGAGCGCAGCAATGGACTAGCCATCCTCAGCATTTTGTACCCACCAGccaagctgctgcctgcatccctATTCATAGTACCACCGCTTCCCAGCATCACTGTCCCACCCAAGCCCCGTGTTATTAACTCAGGTGGGTTAATAAGAGGCTTGCCCAGCCTGGCAAACCCCCGCAGAAGGGTCAGCCCTGCCTGATCAGCTCTAACTTGAGATGGCCCCACAAGCACTTGGGACCCAGCACTGGGCATGAAGCAGCTGAgatcagagaggaaaaaaagaaactgcaaaatgctCCTGAGGAaggtggaaaggaagaaattattcttgtgTGTGAGCAGCAGAAAGTGTTATTCTGCCCAGCACggggtgctgcctgcctggcccaACTGCCTAGTTTGGCAGGAGTTTTTCTATATactcttcctcccttttctcaaactcctgcaaagaaaaggctCCTTTCAGACACTTCTGTGCCCGTAATACAGCTCGGATGAAAGGCAGctctctttcccctccctgtcTTGCTTAGCGACGCTTTTCTGGGGCTCCCCAGCTTTTCCCAATGCGCTAAGTCTTTCCACTTGCttgcaggaggaggagctggatgGTACCAGACACCCGTTTGGCCGACCCGGATAGTTGGGTACTGAAAGCAAAGGGCTGTAGGTGATGCTGTACCCCATCACCCTCGCTGttaagcagcagcactgcatttGCAGGACTTTCCCCTGCTCCTGTCACTGGGACAGGCAAAGCAAagtggcagggaagggaggacaGATGGCTGACTCCACACCCACCCCAACCTTCGGTCTCCCCTCTCCACCCCTTTTTGCAGCCctttccccaggcagctgcagggctaagggcagcagctctgaggctgggggtggtggCACATCCCTGCCCTGGCTCGCTCGCCCCGCGGGGTCCGCCTGAGTGGCTGGTGGTGGGTTTGCCGCGGGGATTTGGGCTCCCTACCTCTCACCGGCGGGCTGagcccaggctctgcctccCGTACGCCTGCCTTGCCGCCTCTCCCACCGCGCTCTgccggctgccagccccctcccttCTGCAGTGCgagggagggtgggagagagacggcggccaggctggggacagcttGAGTGTGCAAAGCCAAGGGGgtccctgagccccctcctgGGCTTTGCCAGCACGGCTGTGCCCTGCTGGGGCGAGGCGTTTTGCTCCCCGGGATGTTTTTCCCCGGGCTTTGCTGAATGGTACGGTCGGTCGTGGGCTGAGTCTCCCGcgatggggagggggcagcgggTTGCCGTGCTCCCCCTTTTCCCAGCAGCTTTGTGCCAAGCTGCCtgcttttttcccattcttttattccctgctccttcctcctccttttctgacCCCTTTCTAGCGGCTGGGGGTGTTTGAAACATGGCCTGCGAAGGGCTGGCTACGCCTGCAGTCTGCTTTCTCTAGCTGCACAAGGTGCCTTGCACTAGCATCAAAAAGAGCTTTTCTCCCACCGCTCGCACTTGAGTGCAATCATTTTCCCAAGTTCGGGACAGTCTGTCAAAGTATTGTGTCTCCTCTGGGACCTCAGTAGGtcaaaccagcagcagctgagctttTTCTAGGCTGCAGGCTGGCAAGAGCATACATTGGTTTAATgcaaactacttttttttaaataaaaaataaatacctggGCTGACCCTTTTCACCTGGTTTctgtgccagagctgcctgcaccaAATGCTTGTGTTGAGCTGGGAAAAAAGATAGCTAAAGGGGTGTTGGTGGGGTGCAGTTTGCTCATCGTGTTGAAACCCTCCCCATTTGTTTAtcttgaaatgcattttctcagGCACAGCGGGGCAGAGAATGGCGCAAAAAGCTGTGAAGGTTTTTCTCCCATCCCTTAGGTTTCCCTCCTGTTGCAGCCCTGGTTGCCCCGGCACCGTGTTCCAGCTGACATGATAGCTTTTCCCAGGAGGGAGCCAGTGTCATGCCAAGGCAGCCGGTCTGCCTGGGCATCGCTCGCCTGCTGGTGCGGAGCCCATCCATCACActggagaggaggcagcacagctcctgcccagaAATGGCCTCGGGGAGCCCTGAGAGTAGAAGAGGTGTCCTGGGAGGGAGAGCTGTCTTCTGTGAAAGGAAGGTGCTGGGTCCATGGTGAAACATGGAGCAAGGGATGGGGTTGCATCTGGCTGTAAGTAAGACGTGAAGTGGTCTGGGGCAGAGGA
The Falco naumanni isolate bFalNau1 chromosome 9, bFalNau1.pat, whole genome shotgun sequence DNA segment above includes these coding regions:
- the C9H10orf105 gene encoding uncharacterized protein C10orf105 homolog — its product is MSTEDASNGTSPTPPLLGLLVSTTELVPPSPASLEMAGPLPVIVALVCIFLLLATFLIFVTLCKPAVLDQSHSGLHECMPHHPADASEPQLRLWKRLGSLRCSINTFRRSRPVSQRQLACPKSSPASQDWDIMESTKM